One Chaetodon trifascialis isolate fChaTrf1 chromosome 13, fChaTrf1.hap1, whole genome shotgun sequence DNA segment encodes these proteins:
- the LOC139340983 gene encoding transmembrane protein 229B-like, translating into MEVRKLNTKRMKGSNDQGTGVEDEAPAEPCGSISGRPLSAVTRLYVYALHGCLCEVAFTAVLDWCSTQDRRLAGHSSLWALPMYATAIYLMESLQALLLAQRHPLPARLLSYTVFIYLWEFSWGVGLRLLGACPWDYSGYRYNLGGLVTLEYALPWAMAAFIAEQHVIRNTLRIRLHN; encoded by the exons ATGGAGGTGAGAAAACTCAACACGAAGAGAATGAAAGGTAGTAATGACCAAG gCACTGGTGTTGAAGATGAAGCCCCAGCAGAGCCGTGTGGGAGCATCTCAGGtcgtcctctctctgctgtaacTCGTCTCTACGTGTACGCACTGCATGGCTGCCTCTGTGAGGTGGCCTTCACTGCTGTGTTGGACTGGTGCAGCACCCAGGACAGAAGGCTGGCAGGTCATAGCAGCCTGTGGGCACTGCCGATGTATGCCACTGCAATCTACCTCATGGAGAGTCTGCAAGCCCTGCTGCTGGCTCAGCGCCACCCACTGCCAGCGCGTCTGCTGTCCTACACCGTGTTCATCTATCTATGGGAATTCAGCTGGGGGGTAGGACTGAGGCTGCTGGGGGCCTGTCCCTGGGACTACTCAGGTTATAGGTACAACCTGGGAGGACTGGTGACTCTGGAGTATGCACTGCCCTGGGCTATGGCAGCATTTATAGCAGAGCAGCATGTGATCAGGAACACTCTGAGGATAAGGCTGCACAACTGA